One Rhodoluna sp. KAS3 DNA window includes the following coding sequences:
- a CDS encoding DUF4229 domain-containing protein, with translation MKNPWILYITIRVGLFAVLLAIMLMVGFDPFFSALIAAVVSLAISLIFFNKQRNAVSEAIYKSIDNRRKNVGDKDADSEDSASSR, from the coding sequence ATGAAGAACCCATGGATCCTTTACATCACCATTCGCGTCGGCCTATTTGCCGTACTACTTGCCATCATGCTGATGGTTGGCTTTGACCCATTCTTCTCAGCTTTGATTGCTGCCGTTGTTTCACTGGCCATTTCACTGATTTTCTTCAACAAGCAGCGAAATGCGGTTTCTGAAGCCATCTACAAGTCAATCGATAACCGCCGCAAAAATGTTGGCGACAAAGATGCAGATTCTGAGGATTCAGCCTCTAGCCGTTAA
- a CDS encoding 1,4-dihydroxy-2-naphthoate polyprenyltransferase — translation MAQQKKTGKTAAKSKRSDSLKLWIAGARLRTLPLAIAPVLIGMGAADAAGKFNLSLSLLALTVSLSLQIGVNYANDYSDGIRGTDANRVGPLRLTGSNSVRPSAVKNAAFAFFGIAGIAGLVIVVMTQHWWFLPVGAVSILAAWFYTGGKSPYGYAGLGELAVFVFFGLVATYGTAYIQIGSFDLNSLFGGIALGFFASAVLMINNIRDINTDAEVGKRTLAVKVGAKWAKALFVVMLWLPMLILAPFPFLYPATFFAWATLFLVVPATVIALAAKTPREQILVLKLTSFAALAYAALFAQGLAAING, via the coding sequence CACGCCTGCGGACTCTGCCTCTGGCGATCGCTCCGGTGCTGATTGGTATGGGCGCTGCAGATGCGGCCGGCAAGTTCAACCTATCGCTCTCCTTGCTAGCGCTAACGGTCTCACTCAGCCTGCAGATTGGCGTCAACTACGCCAATGACTACTCAGATGGAATTCGCGGCACAGATGCCAACCGCGTTGGGCCACTGCGCCTAACCGGGTCAAATTCAGTGCGGCCGAGCGCTGTAAAAAATGCGGCATTTGCATTCTTCGGTATTGCTGGCATCGCAGGCCTAGTGATTGTTGTCATGACCCAGCACTGGTGGTTCTTGCCGGTCGGAGCGGTGTCAATTTTGGCAGCCTGGTTTTACACCGGTGGCAAGAGCCCATACGGTTACGCCGGGCTCGGCGAGCTTGCTGTCTTTGTGTTCTTTGGTCTGGTGGCAACCTATGGCACCGCCTACATTCAGATCGGCTCGTTTGATCTCAACTCGCTATTTGGCGGCATCGCGCTAGGTTTCTTTGCCTCGGCGGTGCTCATGATCAACAACATCCGTGACATAAACACCGATGCCGAAGTGGGCAAGAGAACCCTTGCGGTCAAGGTGGGCGCCAAGTGGGCCAAGGCGCTGTTTGTTGTGATGCTCTGGCTGCCAATGCTTATTTTGGCGCCGTTCCCGTTTCTCTACCCGGCAACATTCTTTGCCTGGGCAACGCTATTTTTGGTGGTGCCGGCCACGGTTATTGCACTTGCGGCCAAGACTCCGCGTGAGCAAATTTTGGTCCTAAAGCTAACCAGCTTTGCTGCACTTGCCTACGCCGCGCTATTTGCGCAGGGGCTGGCTGCCATTAACGGCTAG